A window of the Phragmites australis chromosome 20, lpPhrAust1.1, whole genome shotgun sequence genome harbors these coding sequences:
- the LOC133901909 gene encoding protein SAWADEE HOMEODOMAIN HOMOLOG 2-like isoform X1 — protein sequence MDLRSAARFAPSEIARMEKLAADRKEQVLDDKFCKKLAEEFNCSAGRVGSRALQDTQVQEWFLSKFPASSIKPTCLPAASEEKDLASEVNVSVSEKKAAASEEKLVALDTSISNNKDEVSPDSPIETGDKVPELEKLEFEAKSTKDSAWYDIAIFLAHRRNKAGEVEVRVRFEGFGADEDEWVNVKKAIRQRSIPLEFSQCRNIVEGDLVLCFREGNEEALHFDAHVLEIQRKQHDIRGCRCVFLVEYDHDGSQERVSLRRLSRRPKYF from the exons atGGACCTGCGGTCCGCCGCACGTTTCGCGCCCTCCGAG ATTGCAAGGATGGAGAAGTTGGCTGCAGACAGAAAAGAGCAAGTCTTAGATGACAAATTCTGCAAGAAGCTTGCAGAAGAATTTAA TTGCTCTGCAGGTCGAGTTGGAAGTAGAGCACTACAGGATACACAG GTTCAAGAATGGTTCCTTAGTAAGTTCCCAGCATCAAGCATTAAACCTACTTGCTTGCCTGCTGCTTCTGAAGAAAAAGATTTAGCCTCAGAAGTAAATGTGTCAGTTTCTGAGAAAAAGGCTGCAGCTTCTGAAGAAAAACTTGTAGCTCTTGATACGAGTATTTCAAACAACAAGGATGAGGTTTCTCCTGATTCTCCAATAG AAACTGGAGATAAGGTTCCTGAACTTGAAAAGTTGGAGTTTGAGGCTAAGTCAACAAAGGATTCTGCATG GTACGACATTGCTATTTTCTTGGCACACAGGAGGAATAAGGCGGGTGAAGTT GAAGTCCGGGTGAGGTTCGAGGGGTTTGGGGCTGACGAGGATGAGTGGGTGAATGTCAAGAAGGCTATCCGCCAACGCTCCATTCCGCTGGAGTTCTCGCAGTGCAGAAACATTGTTGAAGGAGATCTTGTCCTCTGCTTCAGG GAAGGAAACGAAGAAGCATTGCATTTCGATGCGCATGTTCTTGAAATCCAGCGGAAACAGCATGATATAAGGGGATGCAGATGCGTCTTCCTTGTCGAATATGATCATGATGGAAGTCAG GAGAGGGTGAGCCTGAGGAGATTGTCCCGGCGACCAAAGTACTTCTGA
- the LOC133901909 gene encoding protein SAWADEE HOMEODOMAIN HOMOLOG 2-like isoform X2, producing the protein MTNSARSLQKNLIALQVELEVEHYRIHSKFPASSIKPTCLPAASEEKDLASEVNVSVSEKKAAASEEKLVALDTSISNNKDEVSPDSPIETGDKVPELEKLEFEAKSTKDSAWYDIAIFLAHRRNKAGEVEVRVRFEGFGADEDEWVNVKKAIRQRSIPLEFSQCRNIVEGDLVLCFREGNEEALHFDAHVLEIQRKQHDIRGCRCVFLVEYDHDGSQERVSLRRLSRRPKYF; encoded by the exons ATGACAAATTCTGCAAGAAGCTTGCAGAAGAATTTAA TTGCTCTGCAGGTCGAGTTGGAAGTAGAGCACTACAGGATACACAG TAAGTTCCCAGCATCAAGCATTAAACCTACTTGCTTGCCTGCTGCTTCTGAAGAAAAAGATTTAGCCTCAGAAGTAAATGTGTCAGTTTCTGAGAAAAAGGCTGCAGCTTCTGAAGAAAAACTTGTAGCTCTTGATACGAGTATTTCAAACAACAAGGATGAGGTTTCTCCTGATTCTCCAATAG AAACTGGAGATAAGGTTCCTGAACTTGAAAAGTTGGAGTTTGAGGCTAAGTCAACAAAGGATTCTGCATG GTACGACATTGCTATTTTCTTGGCACACAGGAGGAATAAGGCGGGTGAAGTT GAAGTCCGGGTGAGGTTCGAGGGGTTTGGGGCTGACGAGGATGAGTGGGTGAATGTCAAGAAGGCTATCCGCCAACGCTCCATTCCGCTGGAGTTCTCGCAGTGCAGAAACATTGTTGAAGGAGATCTTGTCCTCTGCTTCAGG GAAGGAAACGAAGAAGCATTGCATTTCGATGCGCATGTTCTTGAAATCCAGCGGAAACAGCATGATATAAGGGGATGCAGATGCGTCTTCCTTGTCGAATATGATCATGATGGAAGTCAG GAGAGGGTGAGCCTGAGGAGATTGTCCCGGCGACCAAAGTACTTCTGA
- the LOC133902496 gene encoding protein unc-13 homolog: MARLFRESRRELASSSSNGFLPPAAAASPASSSLPLPFPDLGVLLSAADLREAAYEVLVAASRTTGGKPLTYIPQASSASPASSTSSATSSSLQRSLTSAAASKMKKALGLRSSASSKGVGSPGSGGGKAAPPRRPATVGELMRVQMCVSEPADARIRRGLLRIAASQLGRRAESIVLPLEFLQQFKATDFPDPQEYEAWRSRNLKLLEAGLLVHPLVPLNKSDVSAQRLRQIIRGAYDRPLETGKNSESMQVIRSSVMSLAGRSHDGTSDGCHWADGFPLNLHLYQMLVEACFDNDDGTVVDEIDEVMELLKKTWLILGINEMLHNLCFTWALFNHFVMSGQVDIELLSAVENQLSEVANDAKTTKDPNYCKVLSSTLSSIMGWTEKRLLAYHETFNTSNIESMQGIVSIGVSAAKVLVEDISHEYRRRRKEETDVARSRVETYIRSSLRTAFAQRMEEADSKRSSRNPTPVLSILAKDIGDLAIKEKKLYSPILKRWHPLASGVAVATLHSCYGNELKQFVAGLTELTPDTVQVLKAADKLEKDLVNIAVEDSVDSDDGGKSLIREMPPYEAENVIANLVKVWIKERVDRLKGWVDRNLKQETWNPGANRENFAPSSVEMLRVIGETLDAFFELPIPMHPALLPDLTAGLDRSLQLYVSKAKSGCVTRNSFMPQLPPLTRCEVGSKLLFKKKEKPQNLQVRVSQNGAPNGNDPLGLPQLCVRLNTLQYIRGELENLEKKIKTCLRNVESAQADITDGLDIKFELCQAACQEGIQQICETTAYKVTFYDLGHVLWDTLYVSDLASNRVEVLLRELDSILETISGTVHNKLRNRAITALMKATFDGFLLVLLAGGPLRAFTRQDSQIIEDDFRALRDLYLADGDGLPEELVDKASSQVKNVLPLLRADSESLIERFKRMMVESNRSASKNRLPLPPTTGHWSPNEPNTVLRVLCYRNDETATKFLKKTYNLPKKI, encoded by the exons atGGCTCGCCTGTTCCGCGAGTCCCGCCGCGagttggcctcctcctcctccaacggCTTCCTCCCGCCCGCGGCCGCTGCCtcgcccgcctcctcctccctccccttgCCGTTCCCGGACCTCGGGGTGCTGCTCTCGGCCGCGGACCTCCGGGAGGCCGCCTACGAGGTGCTCGTCGCGGCCTCCCGCACCACCGGAGGCAAGCCCCTCACCTACATCCCCCAGGCGTCATCGGCCTCCCCAGCCTCGTCCACgtcctccgccacctcctcaTCGCTCCAGCGCTCCCTCACCTCCGCTGCCGCcagcaagatgaagaaggctCTCGGGCTCCGCTCCTCGGCCTCCTCCAAGGGGGTCGGCAGCcccgggagcggcggcggcaaggcggCGCCCCCGCGCCGGCCGGCCACGGTCGGGGAGCTCATGAGGGTGCAGATGTGCGTCTCCGAGCCCGCCGACGCCAGGATCCGCAGGGGGCTCCTCCGCATCGCCGCCAGCCAG CTTGGCAGACGGGCAGAGTCTATTGTCTTGCCCTTGGAATTCCTGCAGCAATTCAAGGCAACAGATTTCCCTGACCCTCAAGAGTACGAGGCATGGCGGAGCAGGAATTTGAAGCTTCTTGAGGCTGGTTTACTTGTTCACCCACTCGTTCCATTGAACAAATCAGACGTGTCCGCACAACGGCTGCGGCAAATTATACGTGGCGCATATGATAGACCACTTGAAACTGGGAAAAACTCCGAGTCAATGCAGGTCATACGTAGTTCTGTTATGTCCCTTGCCGGACGATCTCATGATGGAACTTCTGATGGATGCCACTGGGCAGATGGTTTCCCCTTGAATCTCCATCTCTACCAAATGTTGGTAGAAGCTTGCTTTGATAATGATGATGGCACTGTGGTTGATGAGATTGATGAGGTGATGGAGCTCTTGAAGAAGACCTGGCTTATTCTTGGAATTAATGAGATGCTCCACAATCTTTGCTTTACCTGGGCATTGTTCAACCATTTTGTTATGTCTGGTCAAGTAGATATTGAGCTGCTTTCTGCTGTGGAGAATCAGTTATCTGAAGTTGCTAATGATGCCAAAACTACAAAAGATCCAAATTACTGTAAAGTATTGAGTTCAACACTAAGCTCGATAATGGGTTGGACAGAGAAAAGACTTCTGGCATACCACGAAACCTTCAATACAAGTAATATTGAGTCGATGCAAGGTATTGTGTCAATTGGAGTATCAGCTGCAAAGGTCCTTGTTGAAGATATATCCCATGAATACCGTCGTAGGAGGAAAGAAGAGACTGATGTAGCTCGCAGCAGGGTAGAGACCTACATAAGGTCTTCACTCCGTACAGCTTTTGCTCAA AGAATGGAAGAAGCGGATTCAAAGCGATCATCAAGAAACCCTACTCCAGTTCTTTCTATCCTTGCAAAGGACATTGGTGACCTAGCTATAAAGGAGAAAAAATTGTACAGTCCAATCCTCAAGAGATGGCATCCCCTTGCTTCGGGTGTTGCTGTTGCAACCCTTCATTCTTGTTATGGAAATGAGCTGAAGCAGTTCGTAGCTGGGCTTACAGAGCTGACCCCAGATACAGTTCAAGTGCTTAAAGCTGCAGACAAATTAGAGAAGGATCTTGTGAATATTGCTGTAGAAGATTCTGTGGATAGTGATGATGGAGGCAAGTCATTAATCAGAGAGATGCCGCCATACGAAGCTGAAAATGTAATTGCTAATCTGGTGAAAGTGTGGATAAAAGAGAGGGTGGACAGACTCAAGGGATGGGTTGACCGGAATTTGAAGCAAGAG ACCTGGAATCCAGGTGCCAACAGGGAGAATTTTGCTCCTTCTTCTGTGGAGATGCTTCGGGTTATTGGTGAAACGTTGGATGCATTTTTCGAATTGCCTATACCAATGCACCCAGCTCTTCTTCCTGATCTGACAGCTGGACTCGATAGAAGCCTACAGCTTTACGTTTCGAAAGCAAAATCTGGCTGTG TAACACGGAATTCTTTTATGCCCCAACTACCTCCGTTAACGCGATGCGAGGTTGGCTCCAAGTTATTAttcaagaaaaaggagaagcCACAGAATCTGCAGGTTCGTGTATCACAAAATGGAGCACCAAATGGAAATGATCCCTTGGGCCTTCCTCAACTTTGTGTGCGCTTGAATACGCTTCAGTACATCCGAGGTGAGCTCGAGAACCTAGAGAAGAAGATAAAAACGTGCTTGCGAAATGTTGAGTCAGCTCAGGCAGATATCACTGATGGATTGGACATCAAGTTTGAGCTTTGTCAGGCAGCCTGCCAAGAAGGCATTCAGCAGATTTGTGAGACGACCGCATATAAGGTGACTTTCTATGACTTGGGCCATGTTCTCTGGGACACCCTTTATGTTAGTGATCTTGCATCAAATAGGGTGGAGGTGCTGTTGAGAGAGCTTGATTCTATCCTTGAGACGATATCTGGTACAGTGCACAATAAACTGCGGAACCGTGCTATAACCGCACTGATGAAAGCAACTTTTGATGGTTTCTTGCTGGTCCTTCTTGCTGGTGGGCCTCTGCGTGCCTTTACCCGCCAAGACTCTCAGATAATAGAAGATGACTTCAGGGCCCTCAGAGATCTGTATTTAGCAGATGGGGATGGTTTGCCAGAGGAATTAGTAGACAAGGCATCCTCCCAGGTCAAGAATGTCCTGCCCCTCCTTAGAGCAGACTCTGAAAGCCTCATCGAGCGATTCAAACGCATGATGGTTGAATCAAATCGATCTGCGTCCAAGAATAGGTTACCATTGCCCCCAACAACGGGGCATTGGAGCCCCAATGAGCCTAACACAGTCCTGCGAGTACTGTGCTACCGGAATGATGAGACTGCTACAAAGTTTCTCAAGAAAACTTATAATCTACCTAAGAAGATTTGA